TGTTCTTAAAAAGGCGACTATCGGCACCCAAACCGGCTATTAAATATATCTTACGCATTAAAGTCTATTAGTTTTACGATCTGTGCGAGGTATTGGGCATCAGTTTCGTCAAATTCGTTTAGGTCGGCGCTATCAACATCCAGCACGCCAACTACTTCGCCATTGGCATATAAGGGCAGCACAATTTCTGATCGTGATAAGGAACTGCAGGCTATATGGCCCGGAAATTCCTCCACATCCGGTACTATCAAAGTTTCGGCATTGGCCCATGAGGTACCGCAAACACCTTTACCCTTACCTATGCGTGTACAGGCAACCGGCCCCTGGAAAGGCCCTAATACCAATTCGCCTTGTTTCACAAGGTAAAAACCTACCCAAAACCATTTAAACTGCTCTTTTAAGGCAGCGCAAATGTTAGCCATGTTGGCCACCAGGTCGGTTTCGCCGTAAAGCAGTGCCTCTATTTGCGGGATAAGCGATTTGTACTGCTCTTCTTTACTTGTTGATGCGATGATATGTAAGTCTTCTGCCATAAAGCAAATGTAATGATGCCTTGTTGAAAGTAAAATAAGCTAAATATCATATTTAATATTTTATTTAGCGGTAAATGATCGTTAGCCTCACTATTATACGTTACCGCAAAGCATTTGTGCCATTTGCGCTGCTGGCTATGGCCTTGCACCGCCTGCCCATGTGGCTGCAGGATGGCTGTGCCTTTTGGAAGCTATTAGGCAGCGGACGTAACGGTACTTTCGATTTGCAGCCCGACTGGCAGCAATGGGGCCTAATGGCTGCCTGGGAAGACCGCGAAGCTTACGACCGCTTTGCCAAAACATCGTTTGTAAGCAAATGGTGGAAAGCTTTAGGCGCCGAGCAATGGACGGTTTTATGCCAACCGCTGCAAAGCCACGGCAAATGGGATGGCAAGGAACCCTTTGGCAATACAAACACTCCTATTGGCGATGGCCCTGTAGCGGTACTTACCCGCGCTACTATACGCTTTACCCGTTTAAAAAACTTTTGGGCACATGTTGATGAGGTAGCTAACCTGATGACCGGCGCGCCTGGTTACATTACCTCTTTTGGTATAGGCGAAGCACCGGTTTATCGGCAGGCTACTTTTTCGATATGGGAAAGTATGGAGCAAATGAAGGCTTTTGCCTACGGGAGTAAAACTCATGCCGAAGTGATCAAAAAAACAAGAAGCGAGGACTGGTATAGCGAGGAACTTTTCGCTCGGTTTAAGATATTGGAAAGTGTAGGAACACTAAACGGAACGGATCCTTTAGCAGGGGTCATCAAATAAAATACACCATGAGAATTATTGCAGAACTACCCCACCCTGAATTTAAAATATCCATTTTAAACATGAACCAAAAGTTCATCATTAAGATAGAACAGGGTGCCATGGAGCAAACCTACAAGATACCCGAGATGGATTTAACAGAAGGTGTAAACAGCGTTTTTGAAATACTCGACGAGGAGTTTTTAAAGACGGTTTCGGCACGTTTTAAGGCGATGCACCAGGATTTTAAAGATACCTATTTTAGGTATAACTATTAGATGATATAAATAACATAACTTATTGTAAAATAAGCAATTGTGTATTTTAATAAAAGGCCGCCAAATAAAATTTGGCGGCCCTTTAAGTATAAAAGGTTTAATCGCCCAAATCGGCTAAAAAAATCTGATAAACATTAGTCTACAAATAATCTTATTAATATATTGATAATTAATAAGTTATGAAATAAATAAAAGCTGAACAGAATTTTATTTGGCGACTTAAATCACCATTTTTATAGCTAAAAAGGTCTGTTTTTGGTGTAAGCTTAACCCCTGCTTGTCGCAGACAAAATAATGATTTCCGGTCGAATAGCACCTAGCTTTTATGAAGTAACTATTTGCTGTTTTCCATCAATTCATCTACCAGCATGGGCACCCCTATCGTGGCGGGGTACGGCATCTCAACTATGCGGTTATTTTGTATGGTGGGTATGTTAGGGTCAATAATGTATTTGGTTACATCCCGGGGTACATAGTTCACTAACCCGGCGGCTGGGTACACGGCCAGCGATGTGCCCACTAAAATAAAAAGCTCAGCTCCTGTGCATATCCGCGCGGCGGTTTCTATCATGGGCACCGCCTCGCCAAACCATACCACATGTGCCCGCAGCTGCGAACCTAATTCGCAGGTCTCCCCCATCTTTAGTTCCCATCCATCTATAGGGTAAGTAAGGTTGGCTTTGATGCTTGATTGCGACCGGGTAATGATGCCGTGTAAATGCACCACGTTGGTTGATCCCGCCCTTTCGTGCAGGTCGTCTATATTTTGGGTGATAATGGTTACCTTATATTTCTCCTCCAGTTTAGCAAGGGCATAATGTGCCGCATTGGGGCTTGCCTCTAAAACCGATTTACGGCGGGCGTTGTAAAACTCCTGCACCAGGGCCGGGTTACGCTCCCAGGCTTCGGGTGTGGCTACTTCTTGTATGTCGTACCCCTCCCACAGTCCGTCGCTGTCTCTAAAGGTTTTTAAGCCGCTCTCAGCGCTTATTCCGGCTCCGGTGAGTATTACTATGTTCTTCATGGTTGAGTGCGTTTAAAGTAAATAAGACACGAAGTATCGTGTCTCTACAAATTAAACAATTATTTATTATTCCCTCGTAGAGGCACGATACTTCGCGCCTCCTCATGTCCATACTGCAAATTCACAACCCATAAAAAAAGCGGTTTGTTATTTAACAAACCGCTTTTGCTTTATATAAAACCTGCCTTACAGGGCAAGCTGTTTTTGGTTTTGTAAAATGGTGTATTTGCTTTTGGCCAGCTCAAAACCGCCAAAAAGCAAGGTGCCAAACAATATATCGCCCAGTACCATGTTGCGCTCAAACGGAATAGCCGCCAATAAAGATTGGCCGTAACCTGCAAATGTATGCGGATATAAGCTGCCGTATAACCATGGCAAATCCATTAGTAACCAGTGTACCAACACACCCGCTAACGATGCTATTAATACATTGCCAAAGTTTACTTTTTTAATAAAGGTACCTATCAGTACCATGATGGCAAAGCACAGGTAAACCCATTGTGTGCCGCTGTAAAAAAGCACCCACTTTGATGTGTACAGGTAATTAATAAATATATCGCTGATAAATAAGGCGGCTAAAGGCACCAGGTAAGCTTTCCATTTATCGGTAAAATAAGCGCCGCCAAAAAGTGCTATTGCCCCTACCGGTGTAAAGTTGCTTAAAAACTGAAACTTGTAGCTTACCAAACGCATGGCCACAGCAGCCAAAATCATTAGTATAAGTACGATGTTACGGGTATTGATCTTTTGTAATGACATAATTTTTCTGTTGGGGTAAAATTACTAAAACTATTTAAAACTATACTTGGCCCCGGCCATAAAGTTTATGCCCATGGTATTGTAGCCCAACCAATCGATGTATTTGGCGTCGGTAAGGTTTTTTACATCGGCAAATAGGGTAAGCTGGCTAAGCGCTTTAAACTGTAAATGCACATCTACCAGGTTATAGTGTTTAAGTGTTACTATGGTTGCCGGGTAGGTAGCAAAATTTTGATCGGGGCGGTTACCGGTATATTTATAGTTTACACTTACTGCAAAACGGTTGCTAAACTGGTAGTTCACATCAGCACCAAAGGTAGTTTTGGGCCTGCGGTACAGGTTTTCGGTTTGTATACCATTCTCATCTGTTTGTTTGCCGGTTACATACGCAAACCATGCCGATGCGCTAAGGTTATTTGCCTGGTAAGTTAATTCACTTTCAAAACCCCTATCTTTTTGAAAACGGCCATTTTGGTAATATGAGCTGTACGGCGGCACCGATTGGGAGAAAAAGTAGATCACATCTTTAGTATTGCGTTTGTAAAATACCGTGTTAAACGATAGGGCATTATCTATGATCTGCCAGTTAAAGCCTGCTTCGTATGATGTGGTGGTCTCCGGTTTTAAATTGGCGTTGCCATACTCGGATGTTAGCTGGTAAAGCGATGGGGCTTTAAATGCCGATGCAATGGTGCCAAACACTTTAAACTGCTTAGCCAGTATAACCGATGGGTTTATGGTATAGGTAAAATTATCGCCGTAACGGCTGTGGTGGTTAAAACGGCCACCCAACTCCATATGGAATATATCGCTTTTAAAGAATAAAGAAGTATAGGCGCTGGCAATGCTATTATGCGCGGTATCATCGCCAATGCGCGACGGGCCCGGATGGTACCCTGCCGACTCGTACAAACTGTATTGGCTGGTATTGCTGTTTTTAAACGATGCACCGCTGGTTATATCAAAATATTTGCCCAGGTTGTAGTTTAAAACTGCTTCGGCGTTGGTTATACGGCCAATGTTGTTGGTTACCTGGTGGGTCGAGTCGTTATCGGGTATTTGGTTGTTAAACTTGTTCCATACGGTGTTTTGCGACAGATTAAAGTTTAAAGCGCCTTTAGGCAGTATTAACTTTGCGTTTAAGCCACCATACAAAAAGGTGTTTTTGTAATCGTTGTTAACATCGTTGGTATAAGCACCGTATGGCAGGCTGCCATAGTTGTAGCTGGTTTGTAAATTACCGCCAACGGTGAATTTATCGCTCAACTGCTGGTCTATATTAAAACTTAACGAACGTTGGTGAAAGCCGTTGCGCTTAAAATTGCTTGTGCCCAATGTATCGGTAGCTGCTGCAAACCCCCTTGAATCGGTATTAGACAGGTTTAGGGCGATGGCTGTTTTATTAATGCGGCCTGCCAACCCTGCCGATTCTTTAAAAGTGCTGTAACTGCCGCCCACAAATTGCGCGTAGCCGTTTAACCCCTGTTGTTTGGCGTGTTTGGTGATGATATTGATAACTCCTGCCACTGCATCCGAGCCATATAGGGTAGATCCGCTGCCTTTTAGTATCTCTATGCGCTCTATTTGGTCTAAAGGGAATGCATTCAGGTCGTAACTGCCATCAATTGATGAGGCGTTGTTTACCGGGAAACCATCAACCAAAATAAGCGTATTGCCGTTTGACGCACCACGCAGATATACCGATGTACTGATGCCCGGCGCATTGTTTACACCCGAAAATGTAATACCCGGTACGGTGTTTAATAATTGAGGTAAGGATTTGCCTTGCGAACGGTTGATCTGCTCGGCAGATATAACGGTTACCACGCGGCCAATATCCCTCAGTTTTTTGGGCGACCGTGTAGCGGTTATAACTACATCGTTAAGGGTGCGGGTACTATCCTGCGCTAAAGCGGTATTAACAGTTAAGGGGAGTAAAATGATGCCTGCGAGGGTTTTAAAGTAACTTTTTTTCATGTTGTGATTTGGTATTCGTGTAAAAAATAATGCAAACAAAGCATCATAGCACACCATGGAAAATACCAAATGAAAAACGCAGCCACCTGTTAAGAAGAGCATTCCACATTCAAGCTTCAGTCCACGAAAGCTATGAATAATTATAATGCTGAGGCAGGTATTCTGACTTGCTCCCCTTTGTCCGGCCTTCCCATCCGTTGTTAAACAGACAGTGACCTTTGTAGAATGGACTACGGTTAATAGAGCTTACAGCTGCGGGACAGTTACAGATTTACACTGTATTCCCTTTTAATCCAGGCGCCGAAAAAACCGGTGCCGGGAACCTAAAGCGCTGCAAACATACAACAAGTATTAATAAGCACAAACAAACATTTGTATATTTAACTTAATGAAACTGATAGTTAGCCTGGCCCTTTTATTTTTCGCGGATCGCGCTTTTGCCCAACAACCCGATACTCTGCTCCTAAAAAACATGCTGCAGGCGCACCCCGAATTGTTTAGCGGCATACTTAACCATCCTACCCAAAACGAGGTGCAGATATTATATACGCAGATAGATCGCGACAAAAATAACGTGCCGCATTTCCGGTCGTACAGTTACCGTTTAAACCCCAAACACTACTTTTACCCCGCCAGTACGGTAAAGCTGCCCACCGCTATTTTTGCTTTAGAGAAGTTGAATGAACTTAAATTAAAAGGTTTAAGTAAGGATGTTAATATGTTAACAGACAGTGCTTTTAACGGACAAACTAAAGTAACTACAGATACCTCTGCGGCCAATGGCTATCCATCAATAGCCAACTATATAAAGAAGATATTACTGGTAAGCGATAACGATGCTTACAACCGGCTGTACGAGTTTGTTGGTCGGCAACAGATCAACCAAAAGCTTAAAAAGTATGGTTTGTACCATACCCGCATTATTGGCCGCCTGGCTATTGGCGATGGCGGCGAAGCAGCCGGGCATACCAACCCAATTGACTTTTATAAGGGCGATAAACTAATTTACCACCAACCCGCCTTATACGATGCGGCTACCTACCCTATGCAGTTAGATAATATGATACAGGGTAAAGCCTATTTGGATAAAGATGATAAGTTGGTAAACGCCCCCTTTGATTTTAGCGAGAAGAATGTTTATACCATTGCCGACCAGCAATTGGTTTTAAAACGGCTGCTTTTTCCGGAGGCCTACACTAAAGCACAACGTTTTAACCTTACAGCGGCCGATTATCGCTCTATATACCGTTATATAAGCATGTTCCCTACCGAGAGCAGCAAACCCACTTATAACCGCCCCGAATATTACCCGGCCTTTTGCAAATTCCTGTTTTACGGTGCCGATAGCACAGCGGCTATCAACCCGGATATCAGGATATTTAACAAACCCGGCGATTCGTATGGTTACGACATTGACAACGCCTACATCGTAGATTTTAAAAATAAGGTAGAGTTTATGGTAACAGCCGTTGTACAATCAAACGAAGATGGTATTTACAACGATAACAAATACGAGTACGCCACCGTATGCCTTCCCTTTCTTAAAAACATTGGGCAGTTGCTTTACCAGTACGAATTAAGGCGCCCCAAAAAGCACCTGCCAGTTTTAACTAAATTTAAATTTAATTATTCTTCGCGAAAATAAAATCCGTTAAAAGAAAACCCGCTGCTTGTTTAGCTGTTAAACTAAAAAACTATTTTATGACAAGTTCAGCATTACAACATAGATGGAGGGGCACAGCCGACGAACAAGCGGTTATTAACCTATCGCAAGCGGAGCGTACGGTATCAATAGCAACAGGTATTAAACTGGCTTTATCGGGCTTCAAAGGCTTGTTTAAAAGCCCATTTACCAGCATTATTAAGCTAGGCGCGGGTGGATACCTGTTAAACCGGGGCATTACCGGCCACTGCGACCTTTACACA
This portion of the Inquilinus sp. KBS0705 genome encodes:
- a CDS encoding GAF domain-containing protein; translated protein: MAEDLHIIASTSKEEQYKSLIPQIEALLYGETDLVANMANICAALKEQFKWFWVGFYLVKQGELVLGPFQGPVACTRIGKGKGVCGTSWANAETLIVPDVEEFPGHIACSSLSRSEIVLPLYANGEVVGVLDVDSADLNEFDETDAQYLAQIVKLIDFNA
- a CDS encoding DUF3291 domain-containing protein, which produces MIVSLTIIRYRKAFVPFALLAMALHRLPMWLQDGCAFWKLLGSGRNGTFDLQPDWQQWGLMAAWEDREAYDRFAKTSFVSKWWKALGAEQWTVLCQPLQSHGKWDGKEPFGNTNTPIGDGPVAVLTRATIRFTRLKNFWAHVDEVANLMTGAPGYITSFGIGEAPVYRQATFSIWESMEQMKAFAYGSKTHAEVIKKTRSEDWYSEELFARFKILESVGTLNGTDPLAGVIK
- a CDS encoding NAD-dependent deacylase, translating into MKNIVILTGAGISAESGLKTFRDSDGLWEGYDIQEVATPEAWERNPALVQEFYNARRKSVLEASPNAAHYALAKLEEKYKVTIITQNIDDLHERAGSTNVVHLHGIITRSQSSIKANLTYPIDGWELKMGETCELGSQLRAHVVWFGEAVPMIETAARICTGAELFILVGTSLAVYPAAGLVNYVPRDVTKYIIDPNIPTIQNNRIVEMPYPATIGVPMLVDELMENSK
- a CDS encoding TonB-dependent receptor, translated to MLFLTGGCVFHLVFSMVCYDALFALFFTRIPNHNMKKSYFKTLAGIILLPLTVNTALAQDSTRTLNDVVITATRSPKKLRDIGRVVTVISAEQINRSQGKSLPQLLNTVPGITFSGVNNAPGISTSVYLRGASNGNTLILVDGFPVNNASSIDGSYDLNAFPLDQIERIEILKGSGSTLYGSDAVAGVINIITKHAKQQGLNGYAQFVGGSYSTFKESAGLAGRINKTAIALNLSNTDSRGFAAATDTLGTSNFKRNGFHQRSLSFNIDQQLSDKFTVGGNLQTSYNYGSLPYGAYTNDVNNDYKNTFLYGGLNAKLILPKGALNFNLSQNTVWNKFNNQIPDNDSTHQVTNNIGRITNAEAVLNYNLGKYFDITSGASFKNSNTSQYSLYESAGYHPGPSRIGDDTAHNSIASAYTSLFFKSDIFHMELGGRFNHHSRYGDNFTYTINPSVILAKQFKVFGTIASAFKAPSLYQLTSEYGNANLKPETTTSYEAGFNWQIIDNALSFNTVFYKRNTKDVIYFFSQSVPPYSSYYQNGRFQKDRGFESELTYQANNLSASAWFAYVTGKQTDENGIQTENLYRRPKTTFGADVNYQFSNRFAVSVNYKYTGNRPDQNFATYPATIVTLKHYNLVDVHLQFKALSQLTLFADVKNLTDAKYIDWLGYNTMGINFMAGAKYSFK
- a CDS encoding serine hydrolase, translating into MKLIVSLALLFFADRAFAQQPDTLLLKNMLQAHPELFSGILNHPTQNEVQILYTQIDRDKNNVPHFRSYSYRLNPKHYFYPASTVKLPTAIFALEKLNELKLKGLSKDVNMLTDSAFNGQTKVTTDTSAANGYPSIANYIKKILLVSDNDAYNRLYEFVGRQQINQKLKKYGLYHTRIIGRLAIGDGGEAAGHTNPIDFYKGDKLIYHQPALYDAATYPMQLDNMIQGKAYLDKDDKLVNAPFDFSEKNVYTIADQQLVLKRLLFPEAYTKAQRFNLTAADYRSIYRYISMFPTESSKPTYNRPEYYPAFCKFLFYGADSTAAINPDIRIFNKPGDSYGYDIDNAYIVDFKNKVEFMVTAVVQSNEDGIYNDNKYEYATVCLPFLKNIGQLLYQYELRRPKKHLPVLTKFKFNYSSRK